One Streptomyces sp. CNQ-509 DNA window includes the following coding sequences:
- a CDS encoding phosphoadenylyl-sulfate reductase, with product MTVIDDADTDTADTAALAEQAGRELEDAPALEILRWAADTFGKRFCVTSSMQDMVVAHLASRAMPGVDVLFLDTGYHFPETIGTRDAVAAVMDVNVVSLTPRLTVAEQDAEYGPRLYERNPDLCCALRKMQPLEDGLAAYDAWATGLRRDESPTRANTPVVGWDAKRRKVKVSPIARWTEEDVQAYVAEHGVLTNPLLADGYPSIGCAPCTRRVAPGEDARAGRWAGFAKTECGINV from the coding sequence ATGACGGTCATCGATGACGCGGATACCGATACCGCCGATACCGCGGCGCTTGCCGAGCAGGCCGGCCGCGAACTGGAGGACGCCCCGGCGCTGGAGATCCTGCGCTGGGCCGCGGACACGTTCGGCAAGCGCTTCTGTGTCACCTCGTCCATGCAGGACATGGTCGTCGCCCATCTGGCGTCCCGTGCGATGCCGGGCGTGGACGTCCTCTTCCTCGACACCGGCTACCACTTCCCCGAGACCATCGGCACCCGCGACGCGGTCGCCGCCGTCATGGACGTGAACGTCGTCTCGCTCACGCCCCGGCTGACGGTCGCGGAGCAGGACGCCGAGTACGGCCCGCGGCTGTACGAGCGCAACCCCGACCTGTGCTGCGCGCTGCGCAAGATGCAGCCGCTGGAGGACGGCCTGGCCGCGTACGACGCCTGGGCCACGGGCCTGCGCCGCGACGAGTCGCCGACGCGGGCGAACACCCCGGTCGTCGGCTGGGACGCCAAGCGGCGCAAGGTGAAGGTCTCGCCGATCGCCCGCTGGACCGAGGAGGACGTGCAGGCGTACGTCGCCGAGCACGGCGTGCTGACCAACCCGCTGCTGGCCGACGGCTACCCCTCCATCGGCTGCGCGCCCTGCACCCGCCGCGTCGCCCCCGGCGAGGACGCCCGCGCCGGCCGCTGGGCGGGCTTCGCCAAGACCGAGTGCGGCATCAACGTCTGA
- a CDS encoding peptidylglycine alpha-amidating monooxygenase: MPVAPATSDTVYEPVPLWAKIPHGIWLREATSVAVDSADRVYVFNRGNMPVLVFDPDGNVVDMWGNDTPYLGTELYEDPYGNVQPRWRGCRFTRPHAVTVDHEDHLWLVDDVGNTITKTDRTGTTLLTLGTGEPSGFQSGEPFNRPTDVAICPRTGDVFVTDGYGNSRVHHYDATGRHLASWGTPGTDPGSFSLPHALTLADAADGDGTVVVCDRENHRVQVFSRTGDFRTTWHAHKAVAVCATGTGPGTRLYVAEQGPPPIQHGVPGIGHKIRVFDAAGHEITRFGADLPGESPASFNWLHSIAVDSAGDVYAAEVSYVEVGSKLTPPRELISLRKWRRVPG, translated from the coding sequence ATGCCCGTCGCGCCCGCGACCAGTGACACCGTCTACGAACCCGTCCCCCTCTGGGCGAAGATCCCGCACGGGATCTGGCTCAGGGAAGCGACCTCGGTGGCCGTCGACTCGGCCGACCGCGTCTACGTCTTCAACCGCGGCAACATGCCGGTGCTCGTCTTCGACCCGGATGGCAACGTTGTCGACATGTGGGGCAACGACACCCCGTACCTCGGCACCGAGCTGTACGAGGACCCGTACGGCAACGTCCAGCCGCGCTGGCGCGGCTGCCGCTTCACCCGGCCGCACGCGGTCACCGTCGACCACGAGGACCACCTCTGGCTCGTCGACGACGTCGGCAACACGATCACCAAGACCGACCGCACCGGCACCACCCTGCTGACCCTCGGCACCGGCGAGCCCAGCGGCTTCCAGAGCGGCGAGCCCTTCAACCGCCCCACGGACGTGGCGATATGCCCGCGCACCGGCGACGTCTTCGTCACCGACGGCTACGGCAACTCCCGCGTCCACCACTACGACGCCACCGGCCGCCACCTCGCCTCCTGGGGCACCCCCGGCACCGACCCGGGCAGCTTCAGCCTCCCGCACGCGCTGACGCTCGCGGACGCCGCCGACGGCGACGGCACCGTGGTCGTCTGCGACCGCGAGAACCACCGCGTCCAGGTCTTCTCCCGCACCGGCGACTTCCGCACCACCTGGCACGCCCACAAGGCGGTCGCGGTCTGCGCCACGGGAACGGGTCCCGGCACCCGCCTCTACGTGGCGGAACAGGGCCCGCCCCCGATCCAGCACGGCGTCCCCGGCATCGGCCACAAGATCCGCGTCTTCGACGCCGCGGGCCACGAGATCACCCGCTTCGGCGCGGACCTCCCCGGGGAGTCCCCGGCGAGCTTCAACTGGCTGCACAGCATCGCGGTCGACTCGGCGGGTGACGTCTACGCGGCGGAGGTCTCGTACGTCGAGGTCGGCAGCAAACTGACCCCGCCCCGCGAGCTGATCAGCCTCCGCAAGTGGCGCCGGGTGCCGGGCTGA
- a CDS encoding sirohydrochlorin chelatase, giving the protein MHPVLLIVAHGSRDPRHAATVAALAARVAAARPHARVETCYLDHCAPRVPRALRRLYDEGVRDVVALPLLLARAFHAKSDIPVVLDEVRAALPRLRVVQGGVLGPDALLTAALDRRMAAAGLHLPAERARTGVVLAAAGSSDPEAIASVAETAGEWRRTAGWCAVRPAFASAAPPRTADAVRALRADGAERVAVAPYVIAPGFLPDRIVRGATEARADVLAPVLGAAPELALLLARRYDEACATQPLPLSA; this is encoded by the coding sequence ATGCATCCCGTACTGCTGATCGTCGCCCACGGCAGCCGCGACCCGCGGCACGCAGCCACCGTCGCCGCGCTCGCGGCGCGGGTGGCGGCGGCGCGGCCGCACGCGCGGGTGGAGACCTGCTACCTGGACCACTGCGCCCCGCGGGTGCCGCGGGCGCTGCGGCGGCTGTACGACGAGGGCGTACGTGACGTCGTGGCGCTGCCGCTGCTGCTGGCCCGCGCCTTCCACGCCAAGTCCGACATCCCCGTCGTCCTGGACGAGGTACGGGCCGCGCTGCCGCGGCTGCGCGTCGTGCAGGGCGGCGTGCTCGGCCCGGACGCGCTGCTGACGGCGGCGCTGGACCGCCGGATGGCGGCGGCGGGGCTGCACCTGCCCGCGGAGCGGGCCCGCACGGGCGTCGTGCTGGCCGCGGCGGGCTCCTCCGACCCGGAGGCGATCGCGAGCGTCGCCGAGACCGCGGGGGAGTGGCGGCGTACCGCCGGATGGTGCGCCGTGCGGCCCGCGTTCGCCTCCGCGGCACCACCCCGTACGGCCGACGCCGTCCGCGCGCTGCGCGCGGACGGCGCCGAGCGGGTGGCGGTGGCGCCTTACGTCATCGCCCCGGGCTTCCTGCCGGACCGCATCGTGCGGGGCGCCACCGAGGCGCGGGCGGACGTGCTCGCGCCGGTGCTGGGGGCGGCGCCGGAACTGGCGCTGCTGCTCGCACGGCGCTACGACGAGGCGTGCGCGACGCAGCCCCTGCCGCTCTCCGCGTAA
- a CDS encoding ABC transporter permease: MTTAQDDIKAPAAVPTAPERTGRRGARFGNQLAAFGSAVWRPLIVLAVIGLVWWFVTAREMVERYLVPTPGSVFEVMWEDRSMLAEHTYVTLYETVIGFLLAALIGIASAVLIVYSKTAERSLYPIILFAQVIPKIAIAPILIVWFGTGLSPKIILAVLIAFFPVVVSGVAGLRDTDPELLDLSATMGASRWSVFVKVRFPGALPQLMAGLKVAVTLAVVGAVVGEFVGASEGLGYILLLASGNLNSALLFADLILMSAIGVVLFVVIEVAESLLIPWHASRREGSSVTMATT, from the coding sequence GTGACAACGGCACAGGACGACATCAAGGCGCCCGCCGCCGTCCCGACCGCTCCCGAGCGGACGGGGCGGCGCGGAGCGCGCTTCGGCAACCAGCTCGCCGCCTTCGGCTCCGCCGTGTGGCGGCCCCTCATCGTGCTCGCCGTGATCGGCCTCGTCTGGTGGTTCGTCACCGCGCGGGAGATGGTCGAGCGCTACCTCGTCCCCACCCCCGGCTCGGTCTTCGAGGTCATGTGGGAAGACCGCTCGATGCTGGCGGAGCACACCTACGTGACGCTGTACGAGACGGTCATCGGCTTCCTGCTGGCGGCGCTCATCGGCATCGCCTCGGCCGTGCTCATCGTCTACTCCAAGACCGCCGAGCGCTCCCTCTACCCGATCATCCTCTTCGCCCAGGTCATCCCGAAGATCGCCATCGCGCCGATCCTCATCGTGTGGTTCGGTACCGGGCTCTCCCCGAAGATCATCCTGGCGGTGCTCATCGCCTTCTTCCCCGTCGTCGTCTCCGGCGTCGCCGGGCTGCGCGACACCGACCCCGAACTGCTGGACCTCTCCGCGACGATGGGCGCCAGCCGGTGGAGCGTCTTCGTCAAGGTGCGCTTCCCCGGCGCGCTGCCGCAGCTCATGGCGGGGCTGAAGGTCGCGGTGACGCTCGCGGTGGTCGGCGCCGTCGTCGGCGAGTTCGTCGGCGCCAGCGAAGGGCTCGGCTACATCCTGCTGCTCGCCAGCGGCAACCTGAACTCCGCGCTGCTCTTCGCGGACCTGATCCTCATGTCGGCGATCGGCGTGGTGCTGTTCGTCGTCATCGAGGTGGCCGAGTCCCTCCTCATCCCGTGGCACGCCAGCCGCCGCGAGGGCTCCAGCGTGACCATGGCGACGACCTGA
- a CDS encoding GNAT family N-acetyltransferase, translating into MESSALTTWSLEQTAADDLTPAAAPATVAAGELTVVRAAVPSPGFSRYLYGAVGADVSWTDRLVWDEERWRAFVEQPGTETWVAYERGTPAGYLELEGQSDGVVEITYFGLLPAFRGRRVGGHLLSVGTARAWDLAERWPGRSPTRRVWVHTCSDDGPYALDNYRRRGFRVFGVRTEDRAAGGPQK; encoded by the coding sequence ATGGAGAGCAGCGCCCTCACCACCTGGTCACTGGAGCAGACCGCCGCGGACGATCTCACCCCGGCGGCCGCGCCGGCGACCGTCGCGGCCGGCGAGCTGACCGTCGTACGCGCCGCTGTCCCCTCCCCGGGTTTCAGCCGTTATCTCTACGGGGCCGTCGGCGCCGACGTGTCGTGGACGGACCGGCTGGTGTGGGACGAGGAGCGCTGGCGCGCCTTCGTCGAGCAGCCGGGGACCGAGACGTGGGTGGCGTACGAGCGCGGGACGCCCGCCGGCTACCTGGAGTTGGAGGGGCAGTCCGACGGGGTGGTCGAGATCACGTACTTCGGGCTGCTGCCCGCGTTCCGCGGCCGGCGCGTCGGCGGGCACCTGCTCTCCGTCGGCACGGCCCGCGCCTGGGACCTGGCGGAGCGGTGGCCCGGGCGGTCGCCCACGCGCCGGGTGTGGGTGCACACCTGCAGCGATGACGGCCCGTACGCCCTGGACAACTACCGGCGCCGGGGCTTCCGGGTCTTCGGCGTACGCACCGAGGACAGGGCTGCCGGCGGACCGCAGAAATAG
- a CDS encoding ABC transporter substrate-binding protein codes for MKRTAATLTLLSALLAAAAGCAPDTSDDDGGDSGGDGNGNGKKVTLTLNWVPYGEHAAFYYGVEKGFYADEGIDLEIKPGNGSGATIQQVAQNKTDFGWADTPPLMAGIGEGMGVKSLGVYLQKGPSSVQFVSDENIKEPADLEGKTVAGTPGDAMYATFPGWLEANDVDPSKVKVVNVQPADKISQLAAGKVDAIMGFFHDQGPTIENTTGETVDYILFSDFGMNVLGTGIVASDKMLADDPELAKAFVRATTKSWQEVEANQEEAVKIMSEAATEPPPDNVLANQLKDTLPLLQGDGGGIGVNSEESWQETIDLLSDGGMLKEAKKPADYWDASYAAKG; via the coding sequence ATGAAACGCACCGCGGCGACACTCACCCTGCTGAGCGCGCTGCTCGCCGCCGCCGCCGGCTGCGCCCCCGACACGTCGGACGACGACGGCGGCGACTCAGGCGGCGACGGCAACGGCAACGGCAAGAAGGTCACGCTGACGCTCAACTGGGTGCCGTACGGGGAGCACGCCGCCTTCTACTACGGCGTGGAGAAGGGCTTCTACGCCGACGAGGGCATCGACCTGGAGATCAAGCCCGGCAACGGCTCCGGGGCCACCATCCAGCAGGTCGCGCAGAACAAGACCGACTTCGGCTGGGCCGACACCCCGCCGCTGATGGCCGGCATCGGCGAGGGCATGGGGGTCAAGAGCCTCGGGGTCTACCTCCAGAAGGGCCCCTCCTCCGTGCAGTTCGTCTCCGACGAGAACATCAAGGAGCCGGCCGACCTGGAGGGCAAGACCGTCGCGGGCACGCCGGGCGACGCGATGTACGCCACCTTCCCCGGCTGGCTGGAGGCCAACGACGTCGACCCGTCGAAGGTCAAGGTCGTCAACGTCCAGCCCGCGGACAAGATCTCGCAGCTCGCCGCCGGCAAGGTCGACGCCATCATGGGCTTCTTCCACGACCAGGGCCCGACGATCGAGAACACCACCGGCGAGACGGTCGACTACATCCTCTTCTCCGACTTCGGCATGAACGTCCTCGGCACCGGCATCGTCGCCTCCGACAAGATGCTGGCCGACGACCCGGAGCTGGCCAAGGCGTTCGTCCGGGCCACGACGAAGTCCTGGCAGGAGGTCGAGGCCAACCAGGAAGAGGCCGTGAAGATCATGTCCGAGGCCGCGACCGAGCCGCCGCCGGACAACGTGCTCGCCAACCAGCTCAAGGACACCCTGCCGCTGCTGCAGGGCGACGGCGGCGGTATCGGCGTCAACTCCGAGGAGTCGTGGCAGGAGACCATCGACCTGCTGTCGGACGGCGGGATGCTGAAGGAGGCCAAGAAGCCCGCCGACTACTGGGACGCGTCGTACGCCGCTAAGGGGTGA
- a CDS encoding nitrite/sulfite reductase, with the protein MANSSSRPTAAGRRKAGRHRGEGQWAAGHFTPLNGNEQIKKDDDGLNVRTRIETIYSKRGFDSIDPADLRGRMRWWGLYTQRKPGIDGGKTAVLEPHELDDEHFMLRVRVDGGRLTVTQLRTIGEISQEFARGTADLTDRQNIQLHWIRIEDVPEIWRRLESVGLSTTEACGDVPRVVLGSPVAGIAADEIIDGTPALEEIQRRVVGNPAYSNLPRKFKGAISGSRQLDIVHEINDVAFVGVEHPELGPGFDVWVGGGLSTNPKLGVRIGAWASLEDVPDVFEGVVAIFRDYGYRRLRNRARLKYLLADWGPSRFRQVLQDEYLLRTLPDGPPPAAPAERWRDHIGVHRQHDGRYYLGFAARVGRVDGGTLTKIAELAAEHGSDRLRTTVEQKMLILDVEEDRVEPLREALAALDLQVEPSPFRRGTMACTGIEFCKLAIVETKARGASLVDELERRLPGFDEPITINLNGCPNSCARIQVADIGLKGQLVTDEDGRQVEGYQVHLGGSLGMDPGFGRKVRGLKVTAAQLPEYVERVLTRYTAGREEGERFAQWAARAGEEDLK; encoded by the coding sequence ATGGCTAACTCCTCCTCGCGCCCCACGGCGGCCGGTCGCCGCAAGGCGGGCCGCCACCGCGGCGAAGGCCAGTGGGCCGCCGGCCACTTCACGCCGCTCAACGGCAACGAGCAGATCAAGAAGGACGACGACGGTCTCAATGTGCGGACACGCATTGAGACGATCTACTCCAAGCGCGGCTTCGACTCCATCGACCCCGCAGACCTGCGCGGCCGGATGCGGTGGTGGGGGCTGTACACCCAGCGCAAGCCCGGTATCGACGGCGGCAAGACGGCGGTCCTGGAGCCCCACGAGCTGGATGACGAGCACTTCATGCTCCGCGTCCGCGTCGACGGCGGCCGGCTGACGGTGACCCAGTTGCGGACGATCGGCGAGATCTCGCAGGAGTTCGCCCGCGGCACCGCGGACCTCACCGACCGGCAGAACATCCAGCTCCACTGGATCCGGATCGAGGACGTCCCCGAGATCTGGCGCCGGCTGGAGTCCGTGGGGCTCTCCACCACCGAGGCGTGCGGCGACGTCCCGCGCGTCGTCCTCGGCTCCCCGGTCGCCGGCATCGCGGCGGACGAGATCATCGACGGCACCCCGGCGCTGGAGGAGATCCAGCGGCGCGTGGTGGGCAATCCGGCGTACTCGAACCTGCCCCGGAAGTTCAAGGGCGCGATCTCCGGCTCGCGGCAGCTCGACATCGTGCACGAGATCAACGACGTCGCCTTCGTCGGCGTCGAGCACCCGGAGCTGGGTCCGGGCTTCGACGTCTGGGTCGGCGGCGGCCTGTCGACCAATCCCAAGCTGGGGGTACGGATCGGCGCCTGGGCGTCGCTGGAGGACGTACCGGACGTCTTCGAGGGCGTCGTCGCCATCTTCCGCGACTACGGCTACCGCCGCCTGCGCAACCGGGCCCGGCTGAAGTACCTGCTCGCGGACTGGGGCCCTTCGAGGTTCCGCCAGGTGCTCCAGGACGAGTACCTGCTGCGCACGCTCCCCGACGGCCCGCCGCCCGCGGCGCCCGCCGAGCGCTGGCGCGACCACATCGGGGTGCACCGGCAGCACGACGGCCGCTACTACCTGGGCTTCGCCGCCCGGGTCGGCCGCGTCGACGGCGGCACCCTGACGAAGATCGCCGAGCTGGCGGCGGAACACGGCTCCGACCGGCTGCGTACCACCGTGGAACAGAAGATGCTCATCCTCGACGTCGAGGAGGACCGGGTCGAGCCGCTGCGCGAGGCGCTGGCGGCGCTGGACCTCCAGGTCGAACCGTCGCCGTTCCGGCGCGGCACGATGGCCTGCACCGGCATCGAGTTCTGCAAGCTGGCGATCGTCGAGACCAAGGCCCGCGGCGCCTCGCTCGTCGACGAGCTGGAGCGGCGGCTGCCCGGTTTCGACGAGCCGATCACCATCAACCTCAACGGCTGCCCCAACTCCTGCGCCCGTATCCAGGTGGCGGACATCGGTCTCAAGGGGCAGCTCGTCACCGACGAGGACGGCCGGCAGGTCGAGGGCTACCAGGTCCACCTCGGCGGCAGCCTCGGCATGGACCCGGGCTTCGGCCGCAAGGTACGCGGCCTGAAGGTCACGGCCGCGCAGCTCCCCGAGTACGTCGAGCGCGTGCTCACCCGCTACACCGCCGGGCGCGAGGAGGGCGAGCGGTTCGCCCAGTGGGCCGCGCGGGCCGGCGAGGAGGACCTCAAGTGA
- a CDS encoding putative leader peptide, whose protein sequence is MDRAGVALVSRRHVDLGRMSSAICPAG, encoded by the coding sequence ATGGATCGAGCTGGAGTCGCCCTGGTGAGTCGGCGTCACGTCGATCTCGGCCGTATGTCCAGCGCCATCTGTCCGGCGGGCTGA